Genomic DNA from Nocardioides aquaticus:
GTGCTCGCGCTCACCGTCGCCCAGCTGGCGGTCGCGCAGTGGGTGCCGGGCATCGAGCGCTTCGAGGGCAAGGCCTTCGGCGCGCGCCTGCTGCTCTACCCCCTGCTGATGCTGGCCGTCCCCGCCGCCTGGTGGTGGCGGGCGCGACGCAGGCCGCCGGCCGACCGCACCGTGCCGTACGCCGCCTTCACGCTGGTCATGCTGCCGTTCCTGGTGGACGTGACGGGCAACAGCCTGGACCTCTACGACGCCGTGGTCTGGTGGGACGACCTCAACCACCTGGTGAACTGGATGCTGCTGACGGCCGGGCTCGGCCTCCTGGTCGGACCGGCCGTCCGGCCCCGGTGGGCGCTCGGGCTGATGCTCACCGGACTGGGTGCGCTCCTCGCGGTCGGGTGGGAGCTCGGCGAGTGGTTCACCTTCATCCGGCACGGCACCGAGCTCTCCGACGCCTACACCGACACCCTGGGCGACCTGGCGCTCGGGACGCTGGGCTCGCTGGTCGCCGCGCTGATGGTGACGAAAGTCCTTTACCGCGCCCCCCTCCGTCACTAGGTTCGGTCCACCGCGCCGGGCTCCCGCCCGTGGCGCCGTCTGGGCGGAGACAGCGATGACCGATCAACGAGCGACGACGGGGGCCGGGAGCGGCACCAGCAGCGGGGCCGGCAGCGGGACCGGGTCGGGCCCGGGCGACGCGGAGTACTTCGAGGAGCGCCAGCTCCAGCGCGGCGCCGCCGGGTGGGTGCTGCTGGCAGGGCTGGGGGTCGCCTACGTCATCTCGGGCGACTTCGCCGGCTGGAACTTCGGCCTGGCCGAGGGCGGCTGGGGCGGCATGCTGGTCGCCACGATCGTCATCGGCACCCTCTACTTCTGCATGGTGCTCGGCCTGGCCGAGCTGTCCTCCACGATCTCCACCGCCGGCGGTGGGTACGGCTTCGCCCGTCGCGCGCTCGGGCCGTGGGGCGGGTTCCTCACCGGCACCGCGATCCTGATCGAGTACGCCATCGCGCCGGCCGCGATCGCGAACTTCATCAGCGCCTACACCGAGTCGCTGTTCGGGATCAGCGGCCCGCTGGTCTTCGCGCTGTTCTACGCCGTCTTCATCGGGCTGCACATCTACGGCGTCGGCGAGGCGCTGAAGCTGATGTTCGTGATCACCGCGATCGCGGTCGTGGCGCTGCTGGTGTTCGTCGTCGCCGCGGCGCTGCAGTTCGACCCGGCCAACCTCACCGACATCCCCGCCGACCCCGACGCCGCGGGGTCGTCGTCGTTCCTGCCGCTCGGGGTGCTCGGGATCTGGGCCGCGCTGCCGTACGCGATCTGGTTCTTCCTGGCCGTCGAGGGCGTCCCGCTGGCCGCCGAGGAGACCAAGGACCCCGCCAAGGCCATGCCGCGCGGGATCATCGCCGCGATGCTCATCCTGGCGGCCTTCGCCGCCATGATCCTGGTCGTCGGCCCCGGCGCCGCCGGTTCGCAGAGCCTCACCGAGTCCGGCAACCCGCTGGTCGACACGCTCGAGACGGCGTACGACGGGTCGACCGCGGTGAGCACGTTCGTCAACGTGATCGGCCTGCTCGGCCTGGTCGCCAGCTTCTTCTCGATCATCTACGCCTACTCGCGCCAGACGTTCGCCCTCTCACGGGCCGGCTACCTGCCGACGGTGCTGTCGAAGACCGGCAGCCGCAAGACGCCGTACCTCGCGCTGATCGTGCCCGGGGTGATCGGGTTCGTGATGGCCGTCTTCAACCAGGGCGACCTGCTGATCCTGGTCGCCGTCTTCGGCGCCACCATCTCCTACGTGCTGATGATGACCAGCCACATCGTGCTGCGCTTCAAGGAGCCCGACCTCGAGCGGCCCTACCGCACCCCCGGCGGGATCGTGACCACCGGCATCGCCCTCGTGCTCTCGCTCGTCGCCGTGGTCGCCTGCTACGTCGTCGAGCCGCGCGTGATCCTGGTGACGGCCGGCGTCTTCGTGCTGGCCATCGCCTACTTCGGGCTCTACTCCCGACACCACATCAGGCAGGGGGCTCCCGAGGAGGAGTTCGCCGCCATCAGCGACGCCGAGAAGGGCCTCAAGTGACCGACCACTCCCCCACCTCCGGGACCGACACCCCCGTCAACGACCGGATGCTCACCCTGGACCGGTTGCGGCACCTCATCACCGGCGGCGAGATCGACACCGTGGTGATGGCCTTCACCGACATGCAGGGCCGGCTGCAGGGCAAGCGTCTGCACGCGGCGTACTTCCTGGACGTGGCGCTAAAGGCCGGCACCGAGGGCTGCAACTACCTGCTGGCCGTCGACGTCGAGATGAACACCGTCGACGGCTACGCCATCTCCTCGTGGGAGCGCGGGTACGGCGACATGGAGTTCGTCCCGGACTGGCAGACCCTGCGGCTGCTGCCGCACCTGCCGGGCACCGCGATGGTGCAGTGCGACCTCGCCTGGCTCGACGGCGAGCCGGTGCTGGAGTCACCGCGGACGATCCTGCGCCGACAGCTGGACCGGGCCCGCGACATGGGGTTCAGCGTCCACGCCGGCACCGAGCTGGAGTTCATCGCCTTCGAGGACACCTACGAGGCCGCGCACGACGCCGACTACCACCGGCTGCGCCCGGTCAACCAGTACAACATCGACTACTCGGTGCTCGGCACGACCCGCGTCGAGCCGCTGCTGCGCGACATCCGCAACCACATGTACGCCGCGGGGATGGACGTCGAGGGCGCCAAGGGCGAGTGCAACTTCGGTCAGCACGAGATCGGCTTCCTCTACAACACCGCGATGGTCACCTGCGACCACCACGTCGTCTACAAGACCGCCGCCAAGGAGATCGCCGCCCAGCACGGCCGGTCGCTGACCTTCATGGCCAAGTACGACCAGCGCGAGGGCAACTCCTGCCACATCCACCTGTCGCTGCGGGGCACCGACGGCGACCTCGTCTTCTGGGACGAGAAGAAGAACGCCCGGACGAAGCTCTACGACTCGTTCGTGGCCGGGCTGCTGTCGACGATGGCCGACTTCACGCTCCTGTACGCGCCCAACGTCAACTCCTACAAGCGGTTCGCCGGCGGCTCCTTCGCCCCGACCGCGATCGCCTGGGGCACCGACAACCGCACCTGCGCGGTACGCCTGGTCGGCCACGGCGCCTCGGCCCGCCTGGAGAACCGGGTCCCCGGCGGCGACGTGAACCCGTACCTGGCCGTGGCGGCGATGCTTGCCGGCGGCCTGCACGGCGTCGAGCAGGAGCTCAAGGGCGTGTCCGAGACCCAGGGCAACGCCTACGAGAGCGGCGAGGAGCTCGTGCCGCGCACCCTGCACGCGGCCCGGGAGCGGTGGGCGACCTCGGAGGTGGCACGATCGGCGTTCGGTGACGCCGTCGTCGACCACTACACCACCATGGCCGACGTCGAGCTCGCCGCGTTCGACGCCGCCGTCACCGACTGGGAGCGCC
This window encodes:
- a CDS encoding glutamine synthetase family protein; protein product: MTDHSPTSGTDTPVNDRMLTLDRLRHLITGGEIDTVVMAFTDMQGRLQGKRLHAAYFLDVALKAGTEGCNYLLAVDVEMNTVDGYAISSWERGYGDMEFVPDWQTLRLLPHLPGTAMVQCDLAWLDGEPVLESPRTILRRQLDRARDMGFSVHAGTELEFIAFEDTYEAAHDADYHRLRPVNQYNIDYSVLGTTRVEPLLRDIRNHMYAAGMDVEGAKGECNFGQHEIGFLYNTAMVTCDHHVVYKTAAKEIAAQHGRSLTFMAKYDQREGNSCHIHLSLRGTDGDLVFWDEKKNARTKLYDSFVAGLLSTMADFTLLYAPNVNSYKRFAGGSFAPTAIAWGTDNRTCAVRLVGHGASARLENRVPGGDVNPYLAVAAMLAGGLHGVEQELKGVSETQGNAYESGEELVPRTLHAARERWATSEVARSAFGDAVVDHYTTMADVELAAFDAAVTDWERRRGFERL
- the eat gene encoding ethanolamine permease, producing the protein MTDQRATTGAGSGTSSGAGSGTGSGPGDAEYFEERQLQRGAAGWVLLAGLGVAYVISGDFAGWNFGLAEGGWGGMLVATIVIGTLYFCMVLGLAELSSTISTAGGGYGFARRALGPWGGFLTGTAILIEYAIAPAAIANFISAYTESLFGISGPLVFALFYAVFIGLHIYGVGEALKLMFVITAIAVVALLVFVVAAALQFDPANLTDIPADPDAAGSSSFLPLGVLGIWAALPYAIWFFLAVEGVPLAAEETKDPAKAMPRGIIAAMLILAAFAAMILVVGPGAAGSQSLTESGNPLVDTLETAYDGSTAVSTFVNVIGLLGLVASFFSIIYAYSRQTFALSRAGYLPTVLSKTGSRKTPYLALIVPGVIGFVMAVFNQGDLLILVAVFGATISYVLMMTSHIVLRFKEPDLERPYRTPGGIVTTGIALVLSLVAVVACYVVEPRVILVTAGVFVLAIAYFGLYSRHHIRQGAPEEEFAAISDAEKGLK